The Tripterygium wilfordii isolate XIE 37 chromosome 17, ASM1340144v1, whole genome shotgun sequence genome has a window encoding:
- the LOC119981840 gene encoding uncharacterized protein LOC119981840, with amino-acid sequence MPGVDPKLAIHRLHVKPGFKPVIQKGRRSVVQHTEAVVKEVENLLEAKAIREVQYPEWLSNTVVDLFPLPKIDQFMDMTSGMSRMSFLDAYRGYHQIPMHPSDRENTSFITPKGIFCYQVMPLGLKNAGATFQRMVTTLKTMEVYIDDMWGIEADLTQIKAIQCLERPTKVKEIQKLTGTATTLNRFMSRSSDRFRPFFQLLKSGRAFQWDDECEAAFLLEFKSYLQKPQLLATPKEGDTLQLYMAVSDHAISVVILREERKVQYPIYYVSKTMLDAETSIPSGSGDRISIEDLVRKSGHVWKGCQMQRPEEANQIWKVQVTPLHRWELQIDGSSTRRGSGAGIVLIVLEGEVLEMAIRLGFPVTNNEAEYEALFQGVQNALRLEAKELNDHADALATLASADQLGVKRVIQVEVLERPSIDELPEEIRCAEEQTPSWMDPIVAYLKDGILPEDKKEARKLTVKATRFLLSPDQKLYKKSFSDPYLLCVHPGRVDDLLFEIHEGSCGAHAVRRTFAFRTITQGFWWPYMQKDALQYGLDIVEPLPQATGNRRFLITATDYFTKWIEAKPLAAIRDIETRKFVWENIITSFQVPNLKEFCGGYGIKNLYSTPAYPKCNSQAEAANKIILDEIKRRLVSSKGMWVEELRSVLWAYRTTPRRSTRESPFVLAYGAEVVIPLEIGLPTL; translated from the exons ATGCCAGGGGTGGATCCGAAATTGGCAATCCATAGGTTGCATGTCAAACCAGGTTTTAAACCTGTAATTCAGAAGGGGAGAAGGTCAGTCGTTCAACATACGGAGGCCGTGGTTAAGGAGGTAGAAAACTTACTGGAAGCTAAGGCCATCAGGGAAGTACAATATCCCGAATGGCTCTCAAACACAGTGGTG GATTTGTTCCCGCTTCCTAAAATCGATCAATTCATGGATATGACATCAGGAATGTCAAGGATGAGCTTCTTGGATGCATACCGAGGGTATCATCAAATCCCAATGCATCCGTCTGATCGGGAGAATACTTCGTTCATCACCCCAAAAGGAATATTCTGTTACCAAGTAATGCCTTTGGGCTTAAAGAATGCAGGTGCCACATTTCAGAGGATGGTGACAACTCTCAAGACTATGGAAGTTTACATAGATGACATGTG GGGAATCGAGGCTGACCTAACGCAGATCAAGGCCATTCAATGCTTGGAGCGACCCACCAAGGTGAAGGAGATACAAAAATTAACTGGAACGGCGACGACACTTAACAGGTTCATGAGTAGATCCTCAGACAGATTCAGGCCTTTCTTTCAATTGCTTAAGTCGGGGAGAGCTTTCCAATGGGATGATGAATGCGAGGCGGCTTTTCTTCTTGAGTTTAAGAGTTACTTGCAAAAACCTCAACTGTTAGCAACTCCCAAGGAAGGAGACACGCTTCAACTATACATGGCAGTGTCAGATCATGCCATAAGCGTCGTAATCCTGAGAGAAGAAAGGAAGGTCCAGTACCCAATCTACTACGTAAGCAAGACAAtgctagatgctgaaacaag CATACCCAGTGGAAGTGGTGATAGAATATCCATTGAAGACCTTGTTAGGAAAAGCGGACATGTCTGGAAgggttgccaaatg CAACGGCCTGAAGAAGCCAACCAGATATGGAAGGTACAGGTAACTCCTTTGCATCGTTGGGAGTTACAGATTGATGGTTCTTCAACAAGACGAGGATCAGGAGCAGGAATTGTGCTCATAGTACTGGAAGGAGAAGTGTTGGAGATGGCTATACGATTAGGGTTCCCAGtaacaaataatgaagcagagtatgaagctCTGTTTCAAGGAGTCCAGAATGCTCTAAGACTTGAGGCAAAGGAGTTG AACGACCACGCAGATGCTTTGGCTACCCTTGCGTCGGCCGACCAACTAGGGGTGAAGAGGGTGATCCAAGTAGAAGTGCTTGAACGACCAAGCATAGATGAGTTGCCAGAAGAGATACGATGCGCAGAAGAGCAGACGCCTAGTTGGATGGATCCGATCGTTGCTTACTTAAAGGATGGCATTCTTCCCGAAGATAAGAAAGAAGCCAGAAAATTGACAGTCAAAGCAACGCGCTTCTTGTTATCTCCTGATCAGAAGCTCTATAAAAAGTCTTTCTCAGATCCATACTTATTATGTGTTCACCCAGGAAGAGTTGATGACCTATTGTTTGAGATTCATGAAGGTTCTTGTGGAGCACATGCAGTGAGAAGGACATTTGCATTTCGAACGATCACCCAAGGCTTTTGGTGGCCGTACATGCAGAAGGATGCTTTGCAGTAC GGGTTGGATATTGTTGAACCGCTTCCTCAAGCTACTGGCAATAGAAGATTCTTAATTACCGCCACTGACTATTTCACGAAATGGATCGAGGCAAAGCCTCTGGCAGCAATCCGAGACATAGAAACAAGGAAGTTCGTTTGGGAAAATATCATAACAAG TTTTCAAGTGCCAAATTTAAAAGAATTTTGTGGTGGATATGGGATAAAGAATCTCTATTCCACTCCCGCCTACCCAAAGTGCAATAGTCAGGCAGAGGCGGCCAACAAGATCATATTAGACGAAATTAAGAGAAGATTGGTGTCTTCCAAAGGAATGTGGGTAGAAGAACTCCGGTCAGTATTATGGGCATACCGAACCACTCCTCGCAGGTCTACGAGAGAATCCCCATTTGTGCTTGCTTATGGAGCGGAGGTTGTCATTCCCTTAGAAATAGGGCTTCCAACTCTCTGA
- the LOC119981839 gene encoding probable WRKY transcription factor 12: protein MQEQHHEAPPPPPSMPLYDLFAPPALMLPSSSILRPPPPPSTTIDHQQVLVFPENIDWVSAQSGLMVENYKGLLMEKSSGCAQKPNGGGEEKIITNNNIKDKRKPVTNSSRNRMRKASKLRFAFQTKSADDILDEGYRWRKYGQKSVKNSIYPRMLSASNLLVGLTVLASSINSSTV, encoded by the exons ATGCAAGAACAGCACCACGAAGCCCCACCACCGCCACCGTCAATGCCGCTCTATGATCTCTTCGCACCTCCGGCACTAATGCTTCCATCGTCTTCAATATTGcgtcctccacctcctccttctACTACTATTGATCATCAACAAGTATTAGTGTTTCCTGAAAATATTGATTGGGTCTCTGCTCAAAGTGGATTAATGGTTGAGAATTACAAGGGCTTATTAATGGAAAAAAGTAGTGGTTGTGCACAAAAACCAAATGGCGGAGGAGAAGAGAAGATCAttactaataataatattaaggaTAAAAGGAAACCAGTGACCAATAGTAGTAGAAATAGAATGAGAAAGGCGAGCAAGCTTCGGTTTGCGTTTCAGACAAAGAGTGCTGATGATATTCTTGACGAAGGTTATCGTTGGAGGAAGTACGGACAGAAATCTGTCAAGAACAGCATTTATCCCag GATGCTCTCAGCAAGTAATCTCCTAGTTGGATTAACAGTCTTGGCATCCTCTATAAATAGCTCCACGGtgtga